A genomic stretch from Leptospira licerasiae serovar Varillal str. VAR 010 includes:
- a CDS encoding HmuY family protein has protein sequence MKTLYSIFIILIATFTVFCGPSTGGDDGLAILAALEDGGNGCIRAPGDTTTTGSGTFTTVVNATASGCWVYLDLKAGGVETTKSGTWDLKFKRFVIGTNSGTSGSGSAGSCFNAGDTNLASVTGGDCTPEVDELMSQTGGGGFGTATENASPALWDWYDYNGTTHILTPKSRGYLIQGSDGTSSFGLEMTDYYDNASTSGFPKFIWKEL, from the coding sequence ATGAAAACATTATATTCAATTTTCATTATTCTCATAGCGACTTTTACCGTTTTTTGCGGGCCTAGCACCGGAGGAGACGATGGTCTTGCGATCTTAGCCGCATTGGAAGACGGAGGTAATGGATGTATTAGGGCCCCCGGCGATACAACCACAACCGGTTCCGGGACTTTTACCACGGTAGTCAATGCAACTGCGAGCGGCTGTTGGGTTTACTTAGATCTCAAAGCAGGCGGAGTCGAAACTACCAAGTCAGGTACATGGGATCTAAAATTCAAAAGATTCGTAATCGGTACGAATAGTGGAACCAGCGGCTCCGGAAGTGCGGGTTCTTGTTTTAATGCAGGAGACACGAACTTGGCTAGCGTAACCGGCGGGGATTGTACTCCGGAAGTAGATGAGCTCATGTCCCAAACCGGAGGAGGCGGATTTGGAACCGCGACTGAAAACGCAAGCCCTGCTCTTTGGGATTGGTATGATTATAACGGAACCACCCATATCCTAACTCCTAAATCAAGAGGATACTTGATCCAAGGTTCGGATGGAACTTCGTCCTTCGGATTGGAAATGACGGATTATTACGACAACGCAAGTACAAGCGGATTTCCTAAATTCATCTGGAAGGAACTTTGA
- a CDS encoding glycerol kinase 5, which produces MAATKEKYILSIDSGGSGIRAILFDKKGRIVSRQYEKTPPIVSEPGALEHDPEKLWQALVSILKKTFKNKKFQAVNVDALGICNQRGSFLLWDKSTGKPLTKLISWADVRAGKTSEEMNSNKIWKVIQFVSRILGAITGNPMLIATYMLKFTTDHASVRLKWAFDKNPELRKRAKNGEILFGTLDTWFVYKLTKGKEHISDPSNATVTGMFNPFQLQWNAPLCGIFGIPMRIFPHVKDTAADFGTTDPSLFGVGIPIRAVVGDQMAALFGHACFEKGGVKISQGSGAFVDMNMGDKPKISKRGLFPLVAWRLNGKATYMLEGYTGTVGTLIDWLGKGIGLSDTPKVLNELASQTNDTEGVVFVPTASGMRYPHFNPNAKASVFGLSLATHRRHVARAVLEGIALSLFDILEGIKKDTNVLVKSIMVDGGVSQSDILLQCLADFCNVEVKRAPEPDMTATGAAYLAGLGSGYWKSLEELSKLERGYKIFKPKMDPKFRELKLERWHRAVQSTLKID; this is translated from the coding sequence ATGGCTGCCACAAAAGAAAAATATATTCTTTCTATCGATAGTGGAGGAAGCGGGATCCGAGCTATCTTATTCGATAAGAAAGGCAGAATTGTCTCTCGCCAATACGAAAAGACTCCCCCTATCGTAAGTGAGCCCGGAGCCTTGGAGCATGATCCGGAAAAACTTTGGCAAGCACTTGTCTCTATCCTCAAAAAAACCTTTAAGAACAAAAAGTTCCAAGCGGTGAATGTGGATGCACTTGGTATCTGTAACCAGAGAGGATCATTTCTTCTTTGGGATAAATCTACAGGCAAACCTTTAACTAAGCTGATCAGCTGGGCGGATGTAAGAGCCGGCAAAACTTCTGAAGAAATGAATTCAAATAAGATCTGGAAAGTGATCCAATTCGTTTCTAGGATTTTAGGAGCGATTACAGGCAATCCAATGTTGATCGCAACATATATGCTCAAGTTCACAACGGATCATGCTTCGGTTCGTTTGAAATGGGCGTTCGACAAAAATCCGGAACTTAGAAAGAGAGCAAAGAACGGCGAGATACTTTTCGGCACATTAGATACTTGGTTTGTATATAAACTTACAAAAGGAAAAGAACATATCAGCGATCCTTCTAACGCTACCGTGACCGGAATGTTTAATCCTTTCCAATTGCAATGGAATGCTCCTCTTTGTGGGATCTTCGGGATCCCTATGAGAATTTTTCCGCATGTAAAAGATACTGCTGCTGATTTCGGAACTACAGATCCTTCTTTATTCGGAGTCGGGATCCCAATCAGAGCCGTTGTGGGAGATCAGATGGCGGCTTTATTTGGACATGCATGTTTCGAAAAAGGCGGGGTCAAAATTTCTCAAGGCTCAGGTGCATTCGTAGATATGAATATGGGAGATAAACCTAAAATTTCTAAAAGAGGTTTGTTCCCACTCGTTGCTTGGAGACTGAACGGAAAAGCAACTTATATGTTAGAAGGTTATACTGGAACCGTAGGAACTCTGATCGACTGGCTTGGAAAAGGTATCGGTCTTTCCGATACTCCGAAAGTTTTGAACGAACTTGCTTCTCAAACAAACGATACAGAGGGGGTTGTATTCGTTCCGACCGCTTCCGGGATGAGATATCCCCATTTTAATCCGAATGCAAAGGCTTCCGTATTCGGATTATCTCTTGCAACTCATAGAAGACATGTAGCAAGAGCGGTGCTGGAAGGGATTGCATTATCTTTATTTGATATACTGGAAGGAATCAAGAAGGACACCAATGTTTTGGTAAAGTCCATCATGGTAGACGGAGGAGTTTCTCAATCGGATATACTACTACAATGTCTTGCGGATTTTTGCAATGTGGAAGTAAAACGTGCACCTGAGCCTGATATGACAGCTACCGGCGCCGCTTATCTTGCAGGACTCGGTTCTGGTTATTGGAAAAGTTTAGAGGAGTTGAGTAAATTGGAAAGAGGTTATAAAATTTTCAAACCTAAGATGGATCCAAAATTCAGAGAATTAAAATTGGAACGCTGGCATAGAGCGGTTCAGTCTACACTGAAGATAGACTGA
- a CDS encoding host attachment protein has translation MKKKWVVVANRSEAKIFEYQGPTNGLKLVQTMENPEGRLRNSDLVTGAGQASRSDFDFFHEPKKRVAAAFAGKLSDFMNLERKKDSFSNFILVSEPGFMGMILGKLDEKSRERIYHKMPKDIVHERESNLMNHLKSVLVSEA, from the coding sequence ATGAAGAAAAAATGGGTGGTGGTTGCAAACCGAAGCGAGGCAAAAATTTTCGAATACCAAGGACCGACTAACGGTTTGAAGCTGGTGCAAACAATGGAGAATCCCGAAGGCCGACTCCGAAACTCGGATTTAGTTACCGGAGCCGGTCAGGCTTCAAGATCTGATTTTGACTTCTTTCACGAACCGAAAAAAAGGGTAGCTGCGGCGTTTGCCGGCAAACTTAGCGATTTTATGAACTTGGAAAGAAAGAAGGACTCCTTCTCCAATTTTATTTTGGTTTCCGAACCTGGCTTTATGGGAATGATCCTAGGCAAACTGGATGAGAAATCTAGAGAAAGGATCTATCATAAGATGCCTAAAGACATCGTGCATGAAAGAGAGTCCAATCTAATGAACCATCTCAAGAGTGTGCTTGTAAGCGAAGCTTGA
- a CDS encoding FecCD family ABC transporter permease, with translation MIVSSPETSSSEIKHREEDKKKKTGRKVPPILVYAVLIAGLFGIGILSLKFGSIELSTKEILRVFLLGQDSLSELEVPHSVLVWNLRMPRLALSMLVGACLASAGVCIQGLFRNPLVEPGFIGVSPGAALAASTWIVFSEKILTFLPAELRGKESFLLQLCAFSGALSISFFLHMVSKREGGGFSLVLVLAGIAVNATVVSLLGFLSYLADDAQLRNLTFWSLGSMAVASWHKIYLLGAVLLIVIFFFPVLSRGLDALALGEAEAFHTGFKVRRIRNLTIVLASLLVGVSISICGNIAFVGLIVPHILRMVLGPGHRTLLPASLFGGALLLSVADLAARTVAFPSELPIGIIAAGIGGPFFLFLILQAKRREGEFR, from the coding sequence ATGATCGTATCCTCTCCGGAAACTTCTTCCTCGGAAATAAAACATAGAGAGGAAGATAAGAAGAAAAAAACGGGACGAAAAGTCCCGCCTATACTCGTCTATGCAGTGTTAATTGCGGGGCTTTTCGGGATCGGGATACTTTCCCTTAAATTCGGATCCATAGAACTTTCCACGAAAGAGATCCTAAGGGTATTTTTATTAGGACAGGATTCCTTATCCGAGTTGGAGGTCCCACATTCCGTTTTAGTTTGGAATTTGAGAATGCCTAGACTCGCATTATCTATGTTAGTCGGAGCTTGTCTCGCTTCAGCCGGAGTTTGTATACAAGGTTTATTCCGAAATCCATTGGTAGAACCAGGATTTATAGGAGTAAGTCCTGGAGCAGCATTAGCCGCTTCTACATGGATCGTATTTTCCGAAAAAATACTCACATTCTTACCGGCGGAACTAAGAGGAAAGGAAAGTTTCCTCCTACAGTTATGCGCTTTTAGTGGAGCTCTTTCAATTTCATTCTTCCTACATATGGTTTCCAAAAGAGAAGGAGGGGGATTCTCCTTAGTTCTAGTGCTCGCTGGAATCGCAGTAAATGCAACTGTAGTTTCTCTTTTAGGATTTTTATCTTATCTAGCGGATGATGCACAACTTAGGAACCTGACCTTCTGGAGTTTGGGAAGTATGGCCGTCGCAAGCTGGCATAAAATTTATCTATTGGGTGCAGTTCTACTGATCGTAATTTTCTTTTTTCCGGTCCTAAGCAGAGGTCTGGATGCTTTAGCATTAGGAGAGGCGGAAGCTTTTCATACTGGTTTCAAGGTAAGAAGGATCCGAAATCTCACTATCGTTCTCGCTAGTCTATTAGTAGGGGTAAGCATTTCTATATGTGGAAATATAGCATTCGTTGGCTTGATCGTTCCTCATATTTTAAGAATGGTTTTAGGACCGGGTCATAGAACGTTACTCCCTGCTTCCTTATTCGGAGGAGCACTTCTTCTTTCGGTTGCAGACTTGGCCGCACGCACAGTCGCCTTCCCCTCCGAACTTCCTATCGGTATTATTGCGGCTGGAATAGGCGGTCCATTCTTCCTATTTTTGATCTTACAAGCAAAACGTAGAGAAGGAGAATTCAGATGA
- a CDS encoding alpha/beta fold hydrolase — protein sequence MIAILKNRRGPFYLITTFFAIIFFAVFASSLAILFSLFLIAVLLLYPVLLDWFSRLYGQEDIADELHFAKTKDGWNIALHRHIPPIPNPELAPVIVVHGIATNKYVIDLDKRHSLPYYLKLRGYEVFAVSLRGAGSSYHESSGGYEDFTFDDLVKYDVPAIISKVLSLTESKRVNWVGHSMGAMIFYSYLGTVSKSEKEKIASFVSLSGPGNLNHLGLSLIGLLSRFPRARKVLDLKFGASMLAPLAGEIYTPIDQILYNPKATRPRIVKKVMKNAVENISEGLIEQFMSWIETKRMSSLNGFYDYIDLQKEITVPSLFIAGANDAIATPDTVRFVYERAGAKIKKFYVISKEEGASDDYGHGCLILAEKAEDDVFPKVDAFLREHGTSKKQSWFLKLKRKFGRKVRA from the coding sequence GTGATCGCAATCCTGAAAAATAGAAGAGGCCCCTTTTATCTGATCACTACGTTTTTCGCGATCATATTTTTTGCGGTCTTTGCTTCTTCCCTAGCAATCCTATTTTCCTTATTCTTGATAGCAGTACTTCTTTTATATCCAGTTTTATTAGACTGGTTCTCCCGCTTATACGGACAGGAAGATATTGCGGACGAACTCCATTTTGCAAAGACCAAAGACGGGTGGAATATAGCTTTACATAGGCATATTCCACCGATTCCGAATCCTGAACTCGCTCCAGTCATCGTGGTGCATGGGATCGCTACGAATAAGTATGTGATCGATTTGGACAAAAGACATTCTCTTCCATATTATCTGAAACTGAGAGGTTACGAAGTATTTGCAGTTTCTTTGAGAGGTGCCGGGAGTTCCTACCATGAAAGTAGTGGAGGTTACGAGGATTTTACTTTTGATGATTTAGTAAAATATGATGTTCCTGCGATCATTTCCAAAGTGCTTTCTCTGACGGAGAGTAAACGTGTGAACTGGGTTGGCCATTCTATGGGCGCCATGATCTTCTATTCATACTTAGGGACCGTTTCTAAGTCCGAAAAGGAAAAGATCGCAAGCTTTGTTTCTCTGAGCGGGCCGGGGAATTTGAATCATCTTGGCCTAAGCCTTATCGGTTTACTTTCTAGATTTCCTCGTGCCAGAAAAGTTTTGGATCTGAAGTTCGGTGCTTCTATGCTCGCACCTTTAGCCGGAGAGATCTACACACCAATCGATCAGATACTTTATAATCCTAAAGCGACCCGACCTAGAATCGTTAAGAAGGTAATGAAAAACGCGGTCGAAAATATCAGCGAAGGACTGATAGAACAATTCATGTCTTGGATAGAGACGAAGAGGATGAGCTCCCTCAACGGATTCTATGATTATATAGATCTGCAAAAAGAAATCACTGTTCCTAGTCTGTTTATTGCAGGTGCAAACGATGCGATCGCAACCCCTGACACTGTCCGATTTGTATACGAAAGAGCGGGAGCTAAGATCAAAAAATTTTATGTGATCTCCAAGGAAGAAGGGGCAAGTGACGATTATGGTCATGGCTGCTTGATCCTAGCCGAGAAGGCGGAAGACGATGTGTTTCCTAAGGTCGATGCCTTCTTGAGAGAACATGGAACTTCGAAAAAGCAGAGCTGGTTTTTGAAGTTAAAACGAAAATTCGGGCGTAAAGTTCGGGCCTAA
- a CDS encoding heme/hemin ABC transporter substrate-binding protein has translation MKKIILWALFLCLPEAIFAETKELRIVTLNGTVSEIVFALGKGKLVVGNDTSSLYPPEALALPKVGYQRALSAEGILSLKPNLILGLEYAGPPEVIEQLKSAGLKVIIYPGSPGVDPSLNNILAIGKEIGAEKEAQKIVKDIRNKQSKIAEKVSKLRSKPKILFVYHRGTSLAQVSGTETPADEMIRLAGGINAVNGFKGFKPITPEAVIAAQPDIILIPSRGLESLGGKDGVFSLPGVKDTPAGKKSRVVAIDDLVLLGFGPRLGQGIEELFEAFHSKTPDKK, from the coding sequence ATGAAAAAGATCATACTTTGGGCTTTATTCCTTTGTCTGCCTGAAGCTATCTTCGCAGAGACAAAAGAACTTCGGATCGTAACGTTAAACGGGACCGTTTCCGAGATCGTTTTCGCATTAGGAAAAGGTAAATTAGTAGTAGGCAACGATACTTCTTCCCTTTATCCTCCGGAAGCGTTAGCTCTTCCTAAAGTAGGTTATCAAAGAGCACTCTCCGCAGAAGGTATTCTTTCCCTAAAACCGAATTTGATCTTGGGCTTAGAATATGCAGGCCCTCCTGAAGTAATCGAACAACTTAAATCTGCAGGTTTAAAAGTGATTATCTATCCGGGATCGCCCGGAGTAGATCCTTCGCTAAATAATATTCTTGCGATCGGAAAAGAGATCGGGGCCGAGAAAGAGGCTCAGAAGATCGTAAAAGATATCCGTAACAAACAATCCAAAATTGCGGAGAAGGTCTCCAAATTAAGATCCAAACCGAAAATTTTATTCGTATATCATAGAGGCACAAGCCTTGCACAAGTATCCGGAACGGAAACGCCTGCGGATGAAATGATCCGACTCGCCGGAGGGATCAATGCAGTAAACGGATTCAAAGGTTTTAAACCGATCACTCCGGAAGCAGTAATCGCAGCACAACCGGATATTATCTTAATTCCAAGCAGAGGTTTAGAAAGTCTTGGAGGAAAAGACGGAGTCTTCTCCCTTCCAGGTGTGAAAGATACTCCTGCTGGAAAAAAATCCAGAGTAGTTGCTATAGATGACCTAGTTCTTTTAGGTTTCGGTCCAAGACTCGGTCAGGGGATCGAAGAATTATTCGAAGCATTTCATTCTAAAACGCCTGATAAAAAATGA
- a CDS encoding TonB-dependent receptor plug domain-containing protein produces the protein MGKVKPSSLPRTLYLILFSGLCLLGFPIFSQGEVLPEKKTEEKKEDSDKPKITPEAGKDINNGNYDRGSIITVTGTRRKGFLKDSTITTEVITRKDIDAMGARDISQTLGNVPGIEVRPAQAGERGSTVRLQGLAGQNVLILVDGQRTTGRFSGSIDLTRFKAEDIERIEIVKGASSALYGSDAIAGVINIITKEQKDPYSANFRTFMGGGNPVYYGTGTEFRNYASVGVRKGIVSTNFTAGWHRGDGYDLTPDATLGPKNGRIESLSPSYSPFPTDTPLWTKLYIYRKKLPYEGPLESTSGSAFEDINVSNKTTFDISETLKIGFQFYYRYLNQNAVDAVPPRGVYDRSNKTHDFMGAVNADWEITKTLNLNVNTNYARFFDTYTYDQRKSDAQDKREKLDNAVTELRTRLDHKIADGHVISYGAETLIDQFSSARIAPDCKRNFPYICASDILGTDTYQTQNGYAQRQRNAFYVQDEWRISSAPRIQIVPGIRSDHDSIYGGQVLPKLAVRYDVTDKFRIRAANGLGYRAPSFQDLYYNFINPGVGYRVAGNPDLKPELSRSYNLGGEWEPNKVFWFSFNFFYNNIDNLIGFRTNPTRDASGLQIFNTSNYQKALTKGFESSVTLRVHQNISLGGGYTYTDTRDELTNLPLEGRGYHRWNANIRIDHQPSGFSFSLFAVIFGKQPYYCQKNPLWCDPQLPTEFSALSAQLTTQATNTINALFGNIPGGIQEYCTERNLSYCTTGPTYGVRMVNPHTNLNIRVSQKILGTFEIFAGVDNLLDTFDLTYNPQKPRFYYVGIDGRFSAGSVATDYSAAPMPSTSPTPGVR, from the coding sequence ATGGGGAAAGTAAAACCTTCTTCCCTTCCCAGAACGCTTTATCTGATCTTATTCTCAGGTTTATGCCTTCTAGGGTTCCCCATCTTCTCTCAAGGAGAAGTCCTTCCCGAAAAAAAGACGGAAGAAAAAAAAGAAGATTCTGATAAACCGAAAATAACTCCGGAAGCCGGAAAAGATATTAATAATGGGAATTATGACAGAGGCTCCATTATCACCGTAACCGGTACTCGTAGAAAAGGTTTTTTAAAAGATTCCACGATCACCACCGAGGTGATCACCAGAAAAGATATAGATGCGATGGGAGCGAGAGATATATCTCAAACTCTTGGTAACGTACCGGGTATCGAAGTACGTCCCGCTCAAGCGGGAGAAAGAGGATCCACTGTACGTTTGCAAGGTCTTGCAGGACAAAACGTTCTGATCTTAGTGGACGGACAAAGGACCACCGGGCGTTTCAGCGGTTCCATCGATTTAACCAGATTTAAAGCGGAAGATATAGAGAGGATCGAGATCGTAAAAGGCGCGTCATCCGCTCTTTATGGCTCGGATGCGATAGCCGGTGTAATTAATATCATCACTAAGGAACAAAAAGATCCTTACTCCGCGAACTTCAGGACCTTTATGGGAGGAGGAAATCCTGTATACTACGGAACCGGGACGGAGTTCCGTAACTATGCGTCGGTAGGAGTTCGCAAAGGGATCGTTTCCACCAACTTTACCGCAGGTTGGCATAGGGGAGACGGTTACGACTTAACTCCGGATGCGACCTTAGGACCTAAAAATGGAAGAATAGAAAGTCTTTCTCCTAGTTATTCTCCTTTCCCGACGGACACTCCTTTATGGACAAAACTATATATTTACCGTAAAAAACTTCCTTATGAAGGGCCTTTAGAATCCACTTCGGGTAGCGCATTCGAAGATATAAACGTCTCCAATAAGACTACTTTCGATATTTCCGAAACTTTGAAAATAGGTTTCCAATTCTATTATAGATATCTAAATCAAAATGCAGTAGATGCGGTTCCTCCAAGAGGAGTTTACGATAGAAGCAACAAGACTCATGACTTCATGGGTGCGGTCAACGCGGATTGGGAAATTACCAAAACGTTAAACTTAAATGTAAACACCAATTACGCCCGTTTTTTCGATACTTATACATACGATCAAAGAAAGTCCGACGCTCAGGATAAAAGGGAAAAGCTGGATAACGCAGTTACCGAACTGCGAACTCGTTTAGATCATAAGATCGCAGACGGACATGTAATCTCCTACGGTGCGGAAACTCTCATAGATCAATTCTCTTCCGCGAGAATTGCCCCCGATTGTAAAAGAAATTTTCCATATATTTGTGCGAGCGATATCCTGGGAACTGATACTTACCAAACTCAAAACGGATACGCTCAAAGACAAAGAAACGCTTTTTACGTACAGGACGAATGGAGAATTTCCAGCGCACCTAGAATTCAGATCGTTCCTGGAATACGCTCCGACCATGACTCCATTTATGGCGGACAAGTACTTCCAAAATTGGCGGTCCGATACGACGTTACCGATAAATTCCGTATTAGAGCCGCCAACGGGTTAGGATACAGAGCGCCCAGCTTTCAGGATCTATATTATAATTTCATAAACCCGGGAGTAGGATATAGGGTCGCGGGAAATCCGGATCTAAAACCCGAACTATCTCGCAGTTATAACTTGGGGGGAGAATGGGAACCGAATAAAGTATTCTGGTTCAGCTTTAACTTCTTCTATAATAATATCGATAACCTGATCGGATTCAGGACAAATCCTACAAGAGATGCGTCCGGATTACAGATCTTTAATACATCTAATTATCAAAAGGCCCTTACAAAAGGATTCGAATCCTCCGTAACGCTGAGAGTTCACCAAAATATTTCGTTGGGTGGCGGTTATACGTATACAGATACAAGGGACGAACTGACTAACCTTCCCCTCGAAGGAAGAGGTTACCATAGATGGAATGCGAATATACGAATAGATCATCAACCTAGCGGATTCAGCTTCTCTCTATTCGCGGTGATCTTCGGGAAACAACCTTATTATTGCCAGAAAAATCCGCTTTGGTGCGACCCTCAGTTACCTACGGAATTTTCCGCTCTTAGCGCCCAGCTTACTACACAAGCGACGAATACGATCAATGCGTTATTCGGAAATATTCCCGGTGGTATCCAAGAATACTGTACGGAAAGGAATTTGTCTTACTGTACCACTGGGCCGACTTACGGCGTTAGAATGGTGAATCCTCATACCAATTTGAATATAAGAGTCTCCCAAAAAATATTAGGGACCTTTGAAATATTCGCAGGTGTGGATAACCTTTTAGATACGTTCGATCTTACTTATAATCCGCAAAAACCTAGATTCTACTATGTGGGTATAGACGGAAGATTCAGCGCAGGTTCGGTTGCTACAGATTATTCCGCAGCACCCATGCCATCTACCTCGCCCACACCCGGAGTTCGGTGA